In the Microplitis mediator isolate UGA2020A chromosome 5, iyMicMedi2.1, whole genome shotgun sequence genome, tcagttgtttcaaagatattcgcaaaaaaccgttttttaccatttctttctcccgcgataactctcgaacgaattatccgattgagatggctaaggcggcaatcgtcgcgttttattgagttctagagctgattagattttgaagttgatcgtataagtcgttcctgagaaatcaataaaaaactaaaaacttgtaatttttacttaatcaacaaataaaaactcaTTGCATCTAATTGCATTTATTTATccgtatttaattattttaaacatttaaatacatgagatttaaataaaaaaaaattattaatacttagtaataataattaatttaagtgaaataatttcattttttgtcctacattaatattaagtatttatataaatacttaaTATTGTAATTGATACCTTTaattcatataataataaaaattacacgaAAAAAAGACAAGAAACAAtagtttttttcttctatacaaaattattttgtaaatattaatatctaaTAATGTTATTCTACAGATctattaaacaattatttgtttactttACAAATTGAAGTAGTAATACTTTTGAAATTACATATTcttagaataataattaaaataataataataataataataataataataataataataataataatattaataatgataataataataatgataatccTTCTTTACTGTTGCGttcttaaattttatcttataGACAGCCAAATTATCTTGATTGTCAAATAGTTCGATTCATTTACACACAATTATCCATTACACTCATTACTTATATGTACCATCGTCATAATCCATTCATTCTCTTAAATTTcatgtataattattgtaattatttttctaattgtgATGTTAAAAGGcgataaacattttttatttatttaaaattataaattatttcattgaattttttcttccgTTCATGAAGATGACGTGACTGTGATTTGTGATTGCAATTaaaagagaaaataataaaattatagtaaaaataaaatgataattattttttcttaaatcttataatgataaatcttaaaaaaaaaataataataagagtaCAAAAACATAATATCTTACAAGATTTTATACACATTATCTTTGGTAGCAAttgctaaataaatattacaatttcatattaaaaaataataattaatttgaaaattataatattttataatttcgaaatgaaatagaaaattaatataatgaaaaatattaacaaattattaaataatacacatttaattaatacttattaaTGTTAACcgaagaaaactaaaaaaaaaaaatatgaaaaaaattttaccggtaaaaatttccaattaaaaaaaaaattataattactttctTTTTCGTACTTTCGTTTTTTAGATTTGGATTAAATtcagtcattaaaaaaaaaattaatatttgtcataaattatttgtttgaaAGTGTAACTTGTCAATTATTTaagtcaaatatatatatattaaataatataataaaaacaactaGACAATGAGATTATTTTTGAACACTAATTATTAGGGTAgtggctaaaaattaaattttttcaggcgTCCTATATAAAGCTTCtgtttagtgaaaaaatacgtggagaatttggttttttctttttgagtaaaaagaacacgtgcctcagGTCGAACAAAGtccatttttcgatacaatcgcggttttttcaaatatctcatgaaCTATGCAGATTACGGGAAAAAATcgtaggaacaattttgtaggaaattaaattcttgacaaaaaaggtcctgttcattatttttataaaacgtgtatttatgaagatattttgaaaaaacttttttataaatcaattgagcattttaaAGATTGCGAatgtcaaaaataaagttttttcttaagtatagacaacttcgtaactcATAACATATCAATCATTCATGCTTGTTatagtttctatatacttagaaaaatgttattttcaaaatttgtaatccttaaaacgctcaattcataagatctaaaaaaaagttgtttttttgaaatatcttcctAAATACacgttttagaaaaaaaatgaacatggccttttttgtctaaaatttaatttcctacaaaattgttcctatgagtttttcctttaatctgcatattttatgagatatttgaaaaaaaacgcgattgtatcgaaaaatgagcTGTGATCATTCTGAGGCACATGTTGTTTTtactcaaaaagaaaaaaccaaattctccacgtatttttttagtaaaaagaagctttttatagGACGTCTGAgcaaatttagtttttaatgaCTACCCTACTAATTATGAAAAACCTATCGATAGTCTCATGCGATATAATACAAAATCtaattttgttgtaaaaattatgaaatcaATCTAGACTTATcgatatcatatataattagccTCTATATGCCACCActaacttcaaaaaaaatatctaggTTTTTTGTTTacgttaactttttttctaagtaAACCTACAAAAGAAGCAGAGTGACAGAttcagataaataattttacaataaaaatacattaataatCTTCGGTATTTTGACATTagtagaaaaaagaaaaaaaaatactttaattaaattttatctttgataagaaaaatatgaTGAATTATCTCAACAAGATGAACTTTTAAGCTCATTAATATCAGCAATATTTTGTAACAATGCTGCGGCTTCGTTATTATTTGGCTGTGTTTTACTAATGTTGTAGCGTTGTTTAAGAGTGCTTAATGCGGATAATAGTCTTGAATTTGATGACATTAGCCGGGTGTTTGCTGCATCCAGAGCAGCTATTTGTTGCTCTTGAGCGTCGATTACGCGCTGCTTGTACGAAAGTGCTGCAGACATTTTTTGTTGTTCGCGTCGTAGTTCCTCCTCCACAGAAATCAATCTGTAGTCatattaacaaatttattattattattattattaatttatattatttttttttaagtaatgtCAAGGAAGGTAAAAGACCCATTACCCACTCAATTTTCATGGGAGTaaaattaaactacttaatcTAATTTctaaatgaaaaatcatttttttttatagtttcaaatattagaataaaattttaatcctaagaattatctatattattaagagaataaggaaaattttgttcccaccatatctatatgatagaattagttaatgttatttaaattggtatcattagataggtcttgacttgaatttgtgccttttcatattttaaactcttttcaattgccaagtattgagataaagaaatttatctatatcattcgaattacatttaaattacgctgGAAATAAAGATGATcgtatttcttttctttaaataaattaatactttaattattctgtcactaaatatgactgaatgtcactgaatatatagctatattatttatatatataaaactcccttttggttttaggaagcttctcaaagccaaaaaagtgtgcatagaaaaaaaaaggattcattgacacaaaaaatctttactcgactaaagaaaatttttacttaccccaataaattttttgcattgtgaattaaaaacaaaaatttatttagaactagaaaaaattacttggcgcaaggaattatttcttgaccaaaaaaatcttttctcgccccaagacaatttttgtatttaactgATAATGCATAacatttcttggtgcaaattaaaattttgttgtggcaagaaatcctttttttctgcgtattttataaatttattagtgataTTTGGGTTGctcgtaattaataaaataattatttatcaatcatcatttgttttttaaattacaaaaaaggATTAATCAGTTAAAATGAGCGACTAATGCTACTGATCGGGTTtagggtcttttaccttacttatatatatttttattttgttgtatGTGAAAGACCTGTGAATCTATTTAAATTTGGTGTGTGAGAAATTGCAATGTTTTACATGTACATAACACGTGCAGActtttcattatatatatatttatgtatgtgaAATACTCAAACTGCTGTgtccataaatatttattatattttctcgGAAGTGGTAAGCagtgaaataattaaacaataaaacaatacAATTGTATtcttaattcataaaataaaatttataagtcatcaattattacaaaagtgctgaataaaaaaaagtaaacaaaatagtgaatattatattgaatgtgtgtattttttaagtattttttttatgataaaaaaataacaaataagcttattaataataattaactcttACACCAAGATCCAGATAAAGTCACAGTTACCAAATGCAGCAGATAGAATGCAATAGGAACACataataagttaaaaaataattacatttatcattgagaataacaataaattttaattttcattaaaaaattttttttttcagggaaTTAACAGAAAGATTAACACGTAGAAATTAATAGTGATTAACAGTaacaaaaagttataataataacatatttttaatgaatgtaAAAAAGACAAAAATGTCTATTTCGATGCTATTAATTAACGATAGAAATAAAtagattaatattattaattggattaaataaaaatacctgCTAATGATATTCTTCATTTTAGTATCAGGCGCATTGCCATCAATTTCGGCGTCTTCAGCAGCTCCTAATCTCGCTCGTAGTCTATCCACGCTATTTTGTAATCGTTCTATTTCCATTTCATACTGCAAacgaatataattatattgttaGTTACTTTAAAGTTAGTTAACATCTTaagatgaaaattaattacaattatgaaaaattaatttttaatgttaacaACATGTATAGCAGGTGTGCCGTTAACTGATAccattgtttgaattttattccACGTCAAGTGATCCTAGATAATTGATCCCTTAATATAGACTAAGAAAATAATCGCTGCAAATAAATCATGTCCTGATCAGTGGACAGTAAAAAACATTGTGTATCTGTGTTGAATCAACACACTTCACTGTGttagtttaaaatattaaatcgatCTACTATTTGacactttaaaaatattacttgaaattatcaacatttattgAATGTTACTTAAAAAGTTAATCGATAGTcacggaaaaattattagaaaaatgaaagtaaaatcgaaattttataaatgttaatttaacttaaaagttttaatcattaaaatattaaatttacaatttactgaaaacttaaatttttaaattattttttcgctaACTGAAAtgtgtttttgttttttttttttaaatcaattgattTACTATTGACAACTGCTATGAAATATTacgtgttttttttaaatcttaacttcaataaaaacattttgtgctatcaaaaaattcacgattcaaaaatgtaaagtaaaagttagcatttttttttgtgacgtcagacatttaaaaaatattgaattcaTTTCTCGTATTAGCCGAATTTTGGGttgaaatttaatacaattttagtgataaaatttaacacaaatagtcTGTGCAATACTGTCCAATTTTTTGTATGAATCTTTGGAACcacaataacttttgaaaaatataataaattggcctaattttttttttcttaattctgTATCTTTTGTCACACGAACCCTTTTGAAAATCACTATCTAACttctttttgtttaattgtaattaatgaaaaaaaaaaacttaaaaccggtaattcataaaaaattaagctgccattttctatttttcttatcattattttttcttttttttcctttaccaACTCTGGCAGCAGCACAAGTGTGGcagtagaattaaaaaataaagtgttatctaaataaaattttaaataacaaaaaagaaactgacagaaaaaaataaaaataaaataaataattaaaaataatcaaagtcatatctatcatttttttttccactgtgTGGGATCAATTGTCTGGGATCAATTGACATGAAACCGTGTAGTATTattgtattaataaaatagcatttaataattaaaatttaaaaaaacatatatgtaaatataccTGATCAATACTTCGATGACTACGTGATTTGTTTCGTCGATTCGGACAGTTTTCTTCTTCACTAGTGTCCGATAAATCTCTCGTCGAGTCTAAAGACAACCGTCTCATAAGTTTTGTACAACAAGTATTTTGGTTTTGTTCAACATTTCGATAATTTGGATTGGCCTGTCTCCATTGATGTTGCCCATTTCGTTGATTATTTCTCATATTATTTGATTGTTGAGTCTGTGGTAGTGGACTTAAATCAACACCACAGACACCTTCAACGCCATTACCACCATTCCCACTGCCACCACTACCGATTTCTCTTTCTTCAGAGCTACTGCTTCCTCTTCTACCATTTCTCCCATGATTACCCTCCATATGATACACTGGATTTGCAAAAGCAAGTGGAGCAGCATTTATAATATGAGAATTCGTGTTATTACTGAGTTCAACGGGGCTCGAACTTTGACTATAAGCAGCGAAACTTTGATATCCAGATGACGCGACATTACTTAATTGTGATATCGATATCTGTGATCCCTTTTGTGATTTAGATTCCGATACTTCATCATCAGCATACCTCAATAAATCAGAAATTTCATCGAGATTACCATTTGTACTCGCTATTGttttaacattattattattattgttattattattataattattattatttggttGATTGTTTATTGATAATGTGAGATTCGCAGTAGGGTTAATATTTATTGGATTGGCATTGACTGTTGTCTtggtaatattattataattttgttgtATTTGATTAGCATTCTCTTCTCTATTGCATTGATTTCTGCTACTTGATCTTgacatattataattattatgattataattgtCATCATGTTGATCATGACCCATCAATTTACCCGGTATATTATGCTGCCGATTAATAATACCTGTACCAGTAATTACCTGATTAGTTTGattaacgtttatattataattagcATCTTTAAGATTATTATGACTTTCTGATCGTGTCGGGCTTGTTGGATTATTCTGACAATGATTGACATTTGCGAGACTGGCGCTTGTGGTTAATCGATAACCAGTACGATTTAATAACGTAGGTCTGTGTTGACGTGTAACTGGAGTTGGTGATCGTGATACAAAAGCTGGTGGTTCCAACGGATGATAATCATCAGATGTTATTTGTAATTGTAGTTTACCATTTGTTGGAAGGTATGCATTCCGTGGGAGTGTTGCTGCTCTTATAACATTTGGTGATCTCGTTATATTTCCAGTGTGTCCGAGAGTATTGCTCTGTAATACTTCATTGCTGTCTCTTAATGTCCCATTCAATGTACTGTGATTACTTAGCGTTGATGATGCGGACACAGAAAGATTTGAATTACTGTTGACTATTGTTGGATCGTTGTAacgaaaaatgttattttgaaGACTTGGATACCGATGGGCTGTTGATATTGGACTAGGTCTGGGTTGATCTAATGCCTGGGAAATTCGGTCAAGAATATCTGGTAGTTTTGATGGAGGTGATGACGGTGATGATGAAGCTGTTCCGGCAATACTTTCTCGTAAAAGTGCGTGCAATAGTGACAGTTGTTTTCCTAAATCTATATACCCATCAAACTCAAGAGAATTATTGGATGGGGCATCTTTTGATACTGGACTACTGATTAATAACAAGAAGTTTTTCATCGCTGGCGCTTCACGTTCCAGTATATCGTTCATAAattccataaaattttctttacccTGAAATCTTGTGAAATTAGCGAGAGTTTGTAAACTCTTAGCCACCAGAGTAAGATTTCTTGCTGCTTTTTCATTGGGATATTCGTGCGTTATGTTGAATAACGAAGGACTTAATATGGCTGGACATAAAAATCGTAAGAAAATAGATGCAGATATTAAATTGTCTGCAATATCTTCACGTCCAAGTTCCGCTAATCGTTCGCGAAATATTCTAAAACATTCACGTAATTCTAAAGGAAAATGTGCGTGACTTGATAATATTCTACTCCATGCTAATTCAACTGCTGCACGTAAATTCTGTTGTTGTTTGTGTAATGCCGCTAATGATGATACTTTTAGAGGATCCACTTCACAGTCACCACCATCGACAGCCCCACGAACTACAGCTCCCAGAGTTTCTTGTAGATAACGATCACCAGTTAATTTAAGATAAGCTTCCATAGCTTTTGTTGCCAGTGAATTACCACGAAAAGTCAATCTTTCATCATCGATTCGATGAATGTCCATCATTACTAAATCAGCTAAAAATTGTGGTGCCTTTTTTTCACGCTGCATCACTGCTACTAGTGCCGTAGCAATGTCTTCTTTTGCTTTGACACCAATTACTGGTTCTAGTCTTTCACAGAGCGACGCATAATCTGTCTTTAAATACTCAAGAAATTCTTGATAAACATGAACAGGTAAAATGTCGACTGATTGAAAACGGCATTTAACACGTAGTGCTGGCGGTTCTTTTAATACTCCTTTGTCACTTTGTACAGGGTACCATTTTTCAGTTAGATAACGTGACGTTACATTTTGTACGGGTATACTAACGGAACCTATCAATACATTCTtgtctctctttttttttctgtcagcTTCTCTATACAAATTTACTTGTATTGTGTTGACTGATGGTAAATGATGAAAGTCAAAATGCTCGCCCCAAAAACATAATTctgtttttaattttgctgTTGTACGAGCGTATAATGTATTGTCCAAACATACTTCACAAAAGTAACGCTTTTTTGTAGGTACACCTTTGGCTTCGAGTAACCATATCTGCAGTGAATTGTCAGTTCGACGAGTTTGCTCAGCATCTGGTTGAACTGATTTCCTCAGACTgtaaatacaatttatatatttaaatatttatcaacagtGTATAGTTTAATTAAGGCCATTCTTACACGCCCCCCCCCCTTTCccacactttttaaaaatattcaatgattttAAACTTTCATAATCATGTCGAAAAATCAACAGCGtaggtatgattttaaaaaaaattacttattggagttgttttaaattttctgtgtGAGTGGCGGGGAAGGGGGAGGTCGAAAAATTGTCTAAAAATGCCcttaaaaaaacaagaataatgtaaatagatttatttattaacctgTGTAACCATTGATCTCTTTCATGAGCCGTTCGACAACTAAAATATTTCGGTGGACCATTACTTGGTGTCACTTGAAAACAATGTGGTCTACCCAATAGACTTGGATGTAATGGTGTGACCGCTGCAAGATCCATTGATGTCACAGCTTGTCCACACAAAAGTGACTCGTGTGAACGGCAACCTCTTAGACCTGCTCCCCGCTGCTTCTGGCGCTCAAGTTTCGTCACACTTTTCGTTCTCTTCAAGGGATTCGAGCGGAACGATCGCttagaaaaaaagttctgaaatatataaataaacataattatttcattggcaataaatattttacaaaattactgacagttgttattaattagcaactaattgataaaaaatctttacgtcaagattataattcaaaattttaaatttttaaaactaaaattgatttaacaaatttcgttaAATTCCTTATAGATAACAActgtaactaatttttttaaaatcaatattctaacaaaattataactgcgttttgtatttttcatcgggtgctttaatttttttttaaatgtaattataacAGAATGTTTaagagatttttgaattttaatatttccatAAACGCACGTGTAACAGAATAGATTTTTTGACCGATTTCtgaacaaaattataattttacagtTACGAGATTTACCCAGAAAGGGGACGATATCCCACTTtcctccctaggtgtgtaatatactaatgtaatttttaaattgacaattaaattCTTTCGGTAAaactacaataataataaaagtcaaaaaaatatccgAGTAAATTGTTAAggttttaataaacaattaaattaaaaatgtattttgtaAACTGAGTAGTGATACTGGGCAGTTGCGCAGGACTGAAGTTTGCTcgtttattgtaaaaaaaaaagaataatactaaagtaataaatatgaattcgCAAAAGTAGTTATGATTTAGAACTATAATTTCAGTGAAAGGtataattattacaagctACTTTCaacatttatattcaaaagtatttgataaataacttccggattatttattatacgtCTGTTAcatcttttatattattttacgtaatatttttaatattaatatttacccgtgtagaaaaatagtttattatgacattatatactttattatttttattatttctttttgttGGGTTCACAcacattttaaaactttttcattcaattattattatttttttcttttctctaATAGTTTATGTCAATAgcctttaataataaattatcattatcataatatatcacaacatgtgaaaaaatttttatcacataGTGCCTTTGTCTACTGTCAATGATAAGGATATTACGTACTACTTGACACAATTTTccgttataaaaatttaaattaaatcacaGTAAATTCATTTCAGTAcactgttaaaatttttccttaaatTTAAACCGAATTACTTGAAGTTTTTAACgtataaattaacttatttacatactttattTTTCCGTTACTTCAAATTTCCAAGTCAcaaaagacataaaaaaaaattaaaatcacacggtattttaatttattattcttcaaTTATCGTTTTGAAATCATTCAtagttcaattaatttaatattaagtCTTTACCAAAATATTCACCTCAAGTCTTTaccaaaattacaattatcaaaaactcGTTAAAATTTctcgtgaaaatttgagcccttaatattgatattgagaggtgtatcatcgcaatttttgattttttgttaatgagcgagtttttgtctcataactctcaaacaATCGAGAAAAACAAAATAGACTTGAATACAtttcttgtagaaaattgaatgctctacaaaaaaggtctgattaaaattttttgtcagatgaatcgtttccttataatcatgccttgaacattggtatgattttacaatttgattgttcaactttgaaattttgtaattaatgtaaaaatcagtttccaaaaaaaagccaatgaatattctcaaaggaaattgaacgctatacaaaaaaagtttcttaacaatttttgctaaattcactccttcaaaagttattcaaggttgaagttgagtcaaaacgacttCAATAACCAATGTTCTAGGCATGATTATAAGAAAACGGTTcatctgacaaaaaatttcaatcagaccttttttgtagagcattcaatttcctacaagaaatGTATTCAAATCtatttcgtttatctcgattgtttgagagttatgagacaaaaatccactcattcaaaaaaatcaaaaattgcgatgataaacctcttaatatcaatattaagggctcaaattttcacaataatttttttttgtcgtcccaaataatattttcacagtatcgttaaaaaaaaaaaatagtcgatttttttggcccagtttaatattcataaaatttttgtaataggATAGTAGTAATTGTGAATCTACGAAAATTAGTAAACTATTATTgtattaaatacataaaagtgcttattattgataatgaaTTACACTTCTCactacttaatattaatttttaatattctgcttactaattattgacgataaatttcactttttactattttgagtgaattttcaatatcaaatattttttatgtatgaatattaaaaaaaaaatttaacagtgTATActttcttatgaaaatttgtatttatataatgataaagtttttaaaagtaatttgatgtacatttatattatttaaaaagaagtaaaatgTCAGTTTAAAATAAGTATGTTCAAAGCGCGACGAAATCTCAGTGACGACTGCAGATGCTTGGGTACCATCTCACCTCATTCGTCTAACGAAGTCAAGGGATCCTTGGGGCTCCACTTGAGCACCGGGAGCACACCTTTGTATCGTAAACGAAAAAGAACCCCAGTCTACATCTACAATCTACATCTACATTGAGGTATATACATTAATATGTAAGAAGCACTTACATTAAAGTAGGGTATAAGGTCGATTCTACTTTTCTttcatatgtaaaatataaattcagtaaattttatttctttatctaACTTACACAGACGAATGGATactctgaaatgtttcgcgtatttttatttacttttcatCAGAGGGTTctcaaactttaaatttatataaagtaaAAGACCCTAAACCAGATCAGTGCacactaaaaaatattgtgtatctgtgttaaaagcggtccgtgttaaattttttgtgttgattatttcGTGTTAAATCAACACATTTCACTttgttacttaaaaattttgaatcgatctattatttgatactttaaaagtgttacttagtacaaaaattgtaattatcaacatttatgaagtgttactttaaaattaacacaaaatatatgtcaaaaagtcAATCGATAGTCACAAAAGGattattagaaaaatgaaAGTTAAATCAACAATTTAcaaatgttaatttaactcaaaaattttaattattaatatattaaatttaccatTTACTAAAAGCTGGAATTTGtatcattataataaaaaaaatttgggcaTCGGTTGGGCCTGCGGGCCGgctccaaaacttcccgctgttttcgagcttcttGAGCTTGAATCGATCATTGAaatcgtttttgagaaatttaaaaaaaaacaaaaaaaaattttttttttgtacacagaaaaaacagttaacttggttcaagaaaaatattgtctaCTGAATTTCCtttcttgattcaataaaaatgtacacttgattcaaaaactcttttttggttcaagacagtaaactctcttgctccaaaaatatttattttcgaagtgaaattgaaaatttattgattcaaggaaaaaaattcttggctaaAGAAAATAAGTTATCTCACTCCAAAAAATCAAgattttgaacgaaaaaaagtttacttgggcccaagaaaaaaaattttgttgctccAAAAGTTtgtttctttaataaaaataaaaaattttttcagtcagGAATGTATTCTTTCTCCGAAAGATTGACGTGttgatttttaacaaataattcattatcaagattattctcaaaattaaaattttattttaatatttaaaattataagaaaaaaaaatgatatttcatttaatttgcCGATTTATACATAGAGTGGCTTAATCTCACTCCATTGAAAAGTGAACGGATGGGTCTTTTGCcttaaataaatgtttgttTAATCCTCAGGGTAGATTTGcgtaatttaatatattgcgGTTATTCaaaactattaataataataataacaatacatTAGTGATGACATGGATAATTTAATGGTATATATTTTTGGTCGCGTGCtgatttgattaattatatgtTTTGGTAATCTTTTAATCGTATTTTTCATGGTACATTTAAATTCAAGATTTAAGGATTTAGGGATCAATAACAATGTTATTGTTATGTTGAGTTTACATAAAAGATTAAATCAAgcaaataaaatcaaatgtatagtataagtatttaaattattttcgaatctaatggaggttgaaaaaaaataataatagtaataaaaattgttagccATCACGAGGTATTTTTCTATTTGTCATTTGAATTCTTgcatgttaaataaaataaatcgataATACCA is a window encoding:
- the LOC130667379 gene encoding ras GTPase-activating protein raskol isoform X5, with product MIGNDNKDKDDLPKRRSTFYVSLENDTRNCHPKITKCLSQDNDKYACNTFPISGTKNPTILNRTLSNSDGLNKRSETSTSIIGTGTGSGTSTGTGTRGKVQSLTRMFETPPVVVESIEDTTQRKKVERTRSLKTIERFQNRFVGRKDIDKKNSRLNNTIGCLDINRNDEFSETERPNKRKDEARNKFLKIQGPNRLNNNNNNSNNNYNYNNNNNNNSIKNKNNNENNNSLSNLLIRRTHSTKVVRSASAHVKSSSVIRHMSVDCPVVNSSIEKNKFRSNDSDNDCENNFDDDVDESVFEETEAVHSDTSYEKACRRGSAPATPVLGARPLDVTPNRIVNFFSKRSFRSNPLKRTKSVTKLERQKQRGAGLRGCRSHESLLCGQAVTSMDLAAVTPLHPSLLGRPHCFQVTPSNGPPKYFSCRTAHERDQWLHSLRKSVQPDAEQTRRTDNSLQIWLLEAKGVPTKKRYFCEVCLDNTLYARTTAKLKTELCFWGEHFDFHHLPSVNTIQVNLYREADRKKKRDKNVLIGSVSIPVQNVTSRYLTEKWYPVQSDKGVLKEPPALRVKCRFQSVDILPVHVYQEFLEYLKTDYASLCERLEPVIGVKAKEDIATALVAVMQREKKAPQFLADLVMMDIHRIDDERLTFRGNSLATKAMEAYLKLTGDRYLQETLGAVVRGAVDGGDCEVDPLKVSSLAALHKQQQNLRAAVELAWSRILSSHAHFPLELRECFRIFRERLAELGREDIADNLISASIFLRFLCPAILSPSLFNITHEYPNEKAARNLTLVAKSLQTLANFTRFQGKENFMEFMNDILEREAPAMKNFLLLISSPVSKDAPSNNSLEFDGYIDLGKQLSLLHALLRESIAGTASSSPSSPPSKLPDILDRISQALDQPRPSPISTAHRYPSLQNNIFRYNDPTIVNSNSNLSVSASSTLSNHSTLNGTLRDSNEVLQSNTLGHTGNITRSPNVIRAATLPRNAYLPTNGKLQLQITSDDYHPLEPPAFVSRSPTPVTRQHRPTLLNRTGYRLTTSASLANVNHCQNNPTSPTRSESHNNLKDANYNINVNQTNQVITGTGIINRQHNIPGKLMGHDQHDDNYNHNNYNMSRSSSRNQCNREENANQIQQNYNNITKTTVNANPININPTANLTLSINNQPNNNNYNNNNNNNNNVKTIASTNGNLDEISDLLRYADDEVSESKSQKGSQISISQLSNVASSGYQSFAAYSQSSSPVELSNNTNSHIINAAPLAFANPVYHMEGNHGRNGRRGSSSSEEREIGSGGSGNGGNGVEGVCGVDLSPLPQTQQSNNMRNNQRNGQHQWRQANPNYRNVEQNQNTCCTKLMRRLSLDSTRDLSDTSEEENCPNRRNKSRSHRSIDQYEMEIERLQNSVDRLRARLGAAEDAEIDGNAPDTKMKNIISRNYDANNKKCLQHFRTSSA